GAAACTGCAGGTCATTTGTTCCATCTGATCCCCAGGCAAGGAGATTAGAGGGTTTGAGTATGGGGTCGCAAGCCTTTCACTTCTGAGTCGCTGAATCTAATGCATGCCAGGTCATTTGTGACCAGGAGTCACTACCCTCTGATAATTGTCAATCCACATAAAATGAGTCAGTGGTCTTCGTCTATTTCTGGAGCAAGTAGTCACCTCACAGAAACCATCACCATGAGAGACACTAATTAGCAGCCTTGgtagcagtctcagcagagcaaccaaggactgaatgggccataaAGACTGACCTCCCTTAGATGTAGTAGCCCCTCCATGAGGGGCGGAAGGCACACTAGTGGGGAGGCTGGGatagtgcatgtgtgtgtgtgcacttgggggagaggggcacgAAAGTTTACACCACTTCTGCTTCTGCTGTCCCTGTTGGGATTCATATATTGAATTCTTATACTGTGATCATATCCGATTTCAAAAACTGAGTAGGTTTGTGCTGGTCAGTGCTTATATGGACAAGCTCTGAGGAGCTCCTGCTTCTGTCACCAGAGTTGTTGATCGGACACCTTTGGCTGACAGAACATTCACTTAAGTGGGCTGTGGATAAGAGACAGAGAGCGGGTGGTACAGGGAACTGCATGGGAAGAACAGAGCCTGTTGGAGCTAACACTTCTCTTTGGAGCACAGAAAAGACTGAAGAGCATGTACCAGGGCTTAGAGCATGGTGTGTCTCTGGAAGGGGTACACAAGTGGAAAGCAGAGACAGCAGAGATCAGAGCCCAACTTGGGACATGAGCCAGCCTGGAAAGCTGTGCAGTTCTGTGTGGTCCATAAAACCTTCACTGATGAAAAGAGACCACTTTTGTTCAGTGCAAAAGCAGAGGCTCGGTCTTCCTTTACAACAGATGCACAGGTCCCAGCAGCTAATCTCTACCTCTATGTCCTGTTGTCCCTCCTTGAGCACAGTTCCTATTGACATCATGAGAGGAGATCTTTGCTCTAAAGGAGCCCAAAAGAAGTGGCTTTTAATTGTGTGGGCTAAGCATCAGGGATCTGCTAGGGCTGGGAATCTCTAGGAGTCACCAACTATGACTCATGTGTGTTTGGAGCATGCTGGAGGCCCAGCAGCACCATGGAGTTAGAAAGATTTGGGATTCTTTCAAGATTATGACTGTGGATGAAAGAGGGAGACTGTGATAGGATTTAATCATCAATTCTAAAATATTTGCCCACCTGCTGTGGTTTTAAATAATCCCCTGGAGAAGGTTTccttaaaatgtatttctgttgCATTGCTTGCCACACAGCTTGAGGGCCAGGGCTGCAAACGCGGGTGACACTCATCAGCAGAGGGATGGGCACGCTGGTTTGTTGCTGTAGAGTTACCTCTGAGCACAGGTTTGCTAGTGAAGAATTGTTTGCTGGCATTGGTCTCTTTTTAGCAAACAGAGCTTTGGAGCATTTGTTTTGGGGAAGAGCCCACAGAGGGCTCCAGATCACTGTCTCCTCCAAGAGGAGACAAGTGTAGGTCAAATGGTAGGTCTATTATCCTTGACAATGTTCCCTTCAAAGCAAATCCCCAAGGTGGAATCCCTTAGGAAAGAGCAGTGTTCAATGAACTGAAGCGGGATATTGGGGTTTGGGCAGACTTAATGAGGTACTTGCTGGGTCATGTCTGGTAGAAGGAGCCTCATGCTGAGCTAGGCCTGACTGGAGATGGCCTGACTTGGACAGGTTCTCCCAGGACTCCTGCCAAATTGGAGCTTGTTGAGGCTTCACCTGAGCTGGGGCTGGTAGTGTTGGCATGACTATCTAGGAGGTTGTTTCTGATCTTTAGATTAGATTGTTGCCTGGATCAGAGTGGGCAGGAGATTGGGATGGCAGGGAGCCTGATTAGGACTCAGTTTGGTTTTGCTGACCATTCAGATAAGATGGCTCGGGTTCCTTGCAATCAAGTGGCCGGTgtcaggaggaagggggggaatgtcagtgtgtttctttGCCACAAGACTCTGAGGCTGGGTAGAAGCCATTCCGAACACATTGCCAGCTCTCCTTCCCTTCAGACGGCATGGTCTGCACAGGCCGGctaacaacattttggcacctgaggcagggagctcaaatgatgcccccatgccccctcgctggggccaaaactttgaaaggtctcaattctgccttcttcctgttctactcctctcatggtactgctctgctacctaccccaataaaggagaactaacaacttaaaatgccttgttcaaaaattttaagtaacacaactttcaaatgcctgaacagcaaatgtaacttttcttgtctggcatttttatctgtttgaataatcaaagtgatgctttccatgccttcttagttgcaaagatttgaactgcttcctgaaggtccacagtctgggccagctcatgttCTAtggagatggttgcaaggccgaccagcctctcctgtgtcattgtggagcgtagatgtgtttttattaactccagcttggagaagctgcgttctccactggcaactgttacaggaagtgttagaagtatgcgcagagcaacaaaagcatttggaaagagggtggtcatcttatttgtgcacatatattccagaacagtctTTGGAGTTGATTCTGCTGAAATGTATTTTGAAAGGGCTTTcaattcatcacctaaatcactcgcatcaatattgcgcatgtcatcatgtgtcaacactgtctctagtgccctgcattgctggtgtaggtcttcttcaggtatagtgtggagtttgggaatatcatacaacatcccaaatatactgctgtgttccttgagctgcatgaaacgttcttcaactgactgtattgcacaatctagcacctggttaaagaattcaactttgaattgttgtttggggtctcttatgggattatcctgtgccttgTAATCagaatgtcttcttcttcggtgactcttgtattcttgaatgagtgggaaaatagcttcagtgtgaagttcctctgccaacttctgtgcactcttcaaaacgttttgaaatccctcatctggccggtaagactgtaggtatgactttgtccagttgttccattgctccagatatatcaaggtcaacaccttggagtcttttgcttacaacatttatttcaaacagtatgtcatgccacaacactaagccacacagacatttgaagttatgtatgtttctggtgattccatttccctctgccactgttctcccatgaacagttcctatCATagtattatcctccataatggcaactatggtattgtttggcacatacaaatgatctgaagtgccacgcagtgctaggttttgggtagcaagcattctcacaatggcaatgagccttttcagaacattttgctagtaaagagactctgatgcaatcttctcttgatgctgatcatctatggtggcctttaaccttagtctcatctcaagctctttccacctatggaatgctctctggtgatttgctgccttctcatggcatgccagatttctagccagatttttccagtcctttgttcctgtagaacccagtgtggctggaacattagactggaagagtttgtaacaaaaacagaatgcagcattctgggtttttgagtacataagccatggcctctccactgtgtcaccattggggatttcacgccagtaatgtgttggatggaaacttctgttttcattgtctttggagaacatgaagtttttcacttgctgtggcccatgcagtacaaggaagtccctcaggctactgctcaagtgggtccacagtcctggatcatctagacttaaggaactaaacttagcagcagctgtttcttgcgcctccaccacactcttctctgagctacacttttcttcaggaatgtgcatggttacatccatttgagatggagatatggatgctgcagtagctgccaggtcacctgcactctgactaactggaagatcaggcatctcctcaccactcacatcctcactgggaccggaaggctcaccatgaacatttgtgtctatgtatctcaggagagctccttcctgcttagatagaaaagcttcctttgctttctttctttttctgcatgctgccccagaggggcattttcttctttgactcatgactgctgttctgtgccagctatagtggctctcaacactcaattgaaggagactaataagcaggctggtagcagggcctgagtgagggaagatatcagcgtcttaagggcctaactggctcctactagttcagttgactgcctgttctcctcaagtgggttcagggaagcagcaggaaacaggaagctccctgagaagctggtgttaatcaatccaggctcctgggggtgctagagaggtacattagaggctcctcctcctcctctctctccctgcagctccagctgctttctgttattccctctcatcttttctcctgcctgcctgttatgtctcttgtgccctccttcctccagcacagcactccaccatctctgtgcatttagagcagagagaatacatatgcaccagcagcagacacaattttctacactctgggtcctagtggcgccctcctccccccgcgcgcacacacacagtctggcacctgaggcggccgcctcagttcgcctcatggtaaggccagccctgggtctgCACTGGACTCTGGAATGGTACGGTGGGTTCAGTGACAGCCCCTCTCTTCCATGGTCATTTGACTATATGGAACTTCAGAAATGAATAAGGCAATGGAGCTGAGATTAAGGCCAGAGAATCCTGGTTTCACCCCTTGAAGTGTCCTCTGCTCCCAATTTCACACTGTGACCTTGTGTTCTCCCCAGCATGTGATGCTAACAATTTCCACAGGGCCCCTCCATACAGCGGGCATCCACTTGGCATTTGCTTGCTGTCACCTGGCTCCCCACTGTTCAATCTTCCCCTACTTTCCCCAAACCATTAGCACGGTTATTCCCATCCCATTCCCTGAAGTAGAACTACGTAGGACTGGAGAACAGGCGAGAGGTTCCTCACACCCCTTTGGGTTTATAGCAAGCAGGGATTGTGCTAGAGTCAGCACCAGCAAGAATTCAGTGCCTGATACGAGGGATAGATTCTCCCCCAGGGCCTGTGAACTGACCGTCCCTGCTGTCTAGGGAAACCCCCTTTGTTTGCTTTATTCAGATTGATTCTCCCACCTTTGCGCTGAAAGAAGATTTGCATTGGGCTGTTCTTGCATTGAGGCATGTTCTTTCTCAGCCATGTGTTTGTTTCACTCTGTAGCATCTTCTTCTTTCTGCTGGGAAGAGAGGAGAGGCCTCTCTCATAAAAATACTGACTGTACCTGCTGTGATGTATTGTGCAGCATGTGCCAGTCCACAACACTGCTCTCTGCTGGACAGAATATGGAGGGAAGGGGCGAGGGGGGCACAAACGCACACCACCACCATCTGGTGGCTGAAATAAGTGAGAGCTCctcccggtgtgtgtgtgtgtgtttgcacacgcatgtgcactgctctctgctggatggaatATGCATGAGGTTGTGAAGTTGCACCTTTAGCTCGACTGTGCTTCTGGAGGATTAGGTTGTGAGTTTTATTTCCCAATGCCAGTGAGGGCTGCAGCCTCAGCCTATAGCCACAGACTGTCACCCTGCCTCAGAAGCTGCTTTCCAACTCTCTACAAATCTCTCCTTAGGAAGCGAGTTCACTTTCCAAATGATGTGCAATTGACTGACTCTTTGGGTGAAACGTTTGGGACGCTGGCACTGCTCTTTAAAAACCAAACTGCATTGCATTATAGATGGGAATAATAGCTGAAGGGCCCTACTCAGGAACACGGTGTGAACAAAAGCAGGAGTGAGAGGTTTGCAGGCGGTTCAGCCAGGTTATGAAAGAGTCCCAGGTAAACTTCTGCCACCAGGCCCCCTGAGTATGCCACTGGCTTCTGATAGTCTCAATGACAATCCAACACATGGGTGATCCATTTGTGACCACTCTCTCCTTCTGTTTCCTCTCGCCCTCCCCTTCTTTCTCTTTATTCCTCCCTGAATCACTCTGCCCTCTCCAtgtttctctcccttctctgtttcctctccttctcccccacacAATACATGCCATTGTTTTCCTTCTGTAtctgttccctcccctccccatctctttgTCTCCTGTGTTGttttctcttctccctttccTCTGTCTCCTACCTGTGCTGttatttctccccctctccctctctttttcaCAGGGGCTGTAAGGGCCTCTAGTATTTTCCCGATCCTGAGTGTGATTCTGCTTTTCATGGGTGGACTCTGCATTGCAGCCAGCGAGTTCTACAAAACCCGACACAACATCATCCTTAGTGCCGGCATCTTCTTCGTGTCTGCAGGTAAAGGGACGAGGGACAAATGGGCTGGGGGGATGGAAGACTAAGAGCAATAGCAAGGAAGATACCATCAGGGAAAGAGAGTGACAGGCTGTCCAGGTGATGGAGCAGCAGGGGCAGAAGGGAAAGAGGTGGTATGTTTGCACAGGCAAAAAGGGCAACATATATTTTTCAGTCTAGATGAGCTTTATTTCAGATGAATTAAAACATTCAACCAGAAAGAGTAAATATAAagtctctctgtgtgtgagaaagagagagacagagagagagagagagagagagagagagagagagcacacagtGACTCACTCTGACATTCTGCATCTGAAGTGacacacaaaatggcagcttCTCCCTGCAGAGAGATTCCTTTACATGTACAAACGCAGTAAACAGAAAACAGAATCCCAGCTCCCTTCAGTTACATGGCTACGTCCACCACTGGACAGACTCTGACATCAGACAGATGGAGCCATGGGGTCCCTGGACTACTTCTCAACAGGGTGCAACCACCTTGGGTGGAGGAAATATAGGAAATCAATTTCTCCAGGACAGGGTTAGagcagtgttggggtgcagggctgggaaggCAGGATCTCAGAATTGGATGTACATGGAGACTGAGCTCCTCTCTACATCTGCTGAGGGAGCGGGTCTCACGGAGACAGGCAGGACTGACTGGGGTACCAATAGCAGGGTGAAGTTTAGGATTCAGTGAACATGTGGAATGAATTGCTCTCTCACCTGAGAATCCCCAGAGAGGGCTCCAAGCAGGGCAGGGTTGGAGCCTAGTTTGGGGAGCTGTGAGCAGACAGGTAGCCGGGCCCTCACCAGCACTGGACTACTCTTGGGAAGACCGGTGGGATCCTAGGCTTTAACCTTGCACCTCCTGCTGTCCTTTCCCTCTAGGATACTCTaatgttttcctctctctctcttatcgTCGCCCGCAGGTCTGAGTAATATAATTGGCATCATTGTGTACATATCAGCCAACGCTGGAGACCCCTCCAAGAGCGACTCCAAGAAGAACAGTTACTCCTATGGTTGGTCCTTCTACTTTGGGGCCCTGTCCTTCATTATAGCTGAGATGGTGGGAGTGCTGGCcgtccacatgtttattgaccgGCACAAACAGCTGCGTGCCAACGCTCGTGCCACGGACTACCTCCAGTCCTCCGCCATCACCCGCATCCCCAGCTACCGCTACCGCTATCAGAGACGCAGTCGCTCCAGCTCCCGTTCCACTGAGCCTTCACACTCCAGGGATGCCTCGCCCGTCGGGATCAAAGGGTTCAATACCCTCCCATCAACGGAGATCTCGATGTATACCCTGACCAGGGACCCCCTGAAGGCTGCTACCACCCCCACCGCCACCTACAATTCCGACAGGGATAACAGTTTCCTCCAGGTTCACAACTGTATCCAGAAAGAGAACAAGGACTCTATCCACACTAACACAGCCAACCGCCGGACCACCCCGGTATGAAGCCGCCGCCAGGAGCTGAAAATGGGGAAGGAGCAGGCGGGAGGTGGGGAGGAAacagaagaggaggagcaggggcaccagggcgggcaggggagggagaagagaaagcaACCATGGGGGAACCTtccaaaagcaaaaaacaaaaacaaaacaacaacaacaacaacaagaaaagaaacaaaagaaaagaaacgaCAATGACAAAAAAgtataaaaaaataagaaaaaggaaaaaaaagaaaaaactttaaaaaccaagagagatttaaaaaaaaatagaaaataaattcaAAAGAAAATGCATGATTTCCCATGTACcattatt
The Emys orbicularis isolate rEmyOrb1 chromosome 1, rEmyOrb1.hap1, whole genome shotgun sequence DNA segment above includes these coding regions:
- the CACNG2 gene encoding voltage-dependent calcium channel gamma-2 subunit produces the protein MGLFDRGVQMLLTTVGAFAAFSLMTIAVGTDYWLYSRGVCKTKSVSENETSKKNEEVMTHSGLWRTCCLEGNFKGLCKQIDHFPEDTDYEADTAEYFLRAVRASSIFPILSVILLFMGGLCIAASEFYKTRHNIILSAGIFFVSAGLSNIIGIIVYISANAGDPSKSDSKKNSYSYGWSFYFGALSFIIAEMVGVLAVHMFIDRHKQLRANARATDYLQSSAITRIPSYRYRYQRRSRSSSRSTEPSHSRDASPVGIKGFNTLPSTEISMYTLTRDPLKAATTPTATYNSDRDNSFLQVHNCIQKENKDSIHTNTANRRTTPV